One stretch of Pigmentiphaga aceris DNA includes these proteins:
- the uppS gene encoding polyprenyl diphosphate synthase: protein MRKFVSSLSSSTLAVPGSAAVPRHVAIIMDGNGRWASRRLLPRVAGHTRGVDAVRTAVETCARRGVEYLTLFAFSSENWRRPADEVSLLMRLFVVALQREVGKLHANGIRLRVVGDMSAFEQRLQDLVREAEARTAGNTGLTLTIAANYGGRWDVLQATRQMLQDRPELASEPSLIDEAALTPYLAMAYAPEPDLFIRTGGEQRISNFLLWQLAYTELYFTDCFWPDFGEADVDQAFEFYRTRERRFGRTSAQLVDPRVSSTPADAGVSSKPG, encoded by the coding sequence GTGCGCAAGTTCGTCTCCTCTCTGAGCAGCTCCACGCTCGCCGTCCCCGGGTCGGCGGCGGTGCCCCGGCACGTCGCCATCATCATGGACGGCAATGGGCGCTGGGCGTCGCGTCGTCTGCTGCCCCGCGTCGCAGGTCATACACGTGGCGTGGACGCCGTGCGCACGGCGGTCGAAACCTGCGCGCGGCGCGGCGTGGAATACCTGACGCTGTTTGCCTTCAGTTCCGAGAACTGGCGGCGTCCGGCCGACGAGGTGTCCTTGCTGATGCGCTTGTTCGTCGTCGCGCTTCAGCGCGAAGTCGGCAAGCTGCACGCCAACGGCATCCGGCTGCGGGTGGTGGGCGATATGTCCGCGTTCGAGCAGCGTCTGCAAGACCTGGTTCGTGAAGCAGAAGCGCGGACAGCCGGGAATACCGGGTTGACACTGACAATCGCCGCCAACTATGGTGGGCGTTGGGATGTGTTGCAGGCCACGCGGCAAATGCTGCAAGACCGGCCAGAACTGGCAAGTGAGCCTTCGCTGATAGATGAGGCGGCGCTGACGCCTTATCTGGCAATGGCTTACGCTCCCGAGCCAGACCTGTTCATCCGCACGGGCGGTGAACAACGCATTTCGAATTTCCTGTTGTGGCAGCTTGCTTATACCGAGCTCTACTTCACCGATTGTTTCTGGCCGGACTTTGGCGAAGCTGACGTCGACCAGGCATTCGAGTTCTACCGTACGCGCGAACGCCGCTTCGGGCGCACCAGCGCCCAATTGGTCGATCCGCGGGTTTCTTCCACGCCGGCCGACGCCGGAGTTTCATCCAAACCGGGCTGA
- a CDS encoding phosphatidate cytidylyltransferase — MLRERVITALVLFAVLAITLTLPGPIPFALLSGAFLSCAMWEWLRLTWGPAKPGTVFVPGVVAALALACIFLAIQFSGADAFDLVPATFGLWIASSVVWVGAILPMLTRARADAAPRNAIWSAFSWVALIATWTALNVAYTLGPLFLLSLAAVVWVADIAAYFVGKKFGRRKLAPHISPGKTIEGAIGGVVAAVALILISAQFKDTFGAALSHKWGMLGAACFGLLLAALSIAGDLFESLLKRRAGMKDSSGLLPGHGGVFDRLDALLPVLPLALLLV, encoded by the coding sequence TTGCTTCGAGAACGCGTAATCACCGCGCTGGTGTTGTTTGCCGTATTGGCCATCACCTTGACCTTGCCGGGACCGATACCGTTCGCGCTACTGTCGGGTGCCTTCCTGAGCTGTGCCATGTGGGAATGGTTGCGCCTGACCTGGGGGCCTGCCAAGCCGGGCACGGTGTTCGTCCCTGGGGTGGTGGCTGCACTGGCGCTGGCGTGCATCTTTCTTGCCATCCAGTTTTCGGGCGCTGATGCCTTTGACCTGGTTCCGGCCACGTTCGGATTGTGGATCGCAAGCTCTGTCGTCTGGGTCGGGGCGATTTTGCCCATGCTTACCCGGGCGCGCGCCGATGCAGCCCCGCGCAATGCCATCTGGAGCGCATTTTCCTGGGTGGCACTGATCGCAACCTGGACGGCCTTGAATGTGGCCTATACGCTTGGTCCGCTGTTCCTGCTGAGCCTGGCTGCGGTCGTCTGGGTGGCCGACATCGCCGCCTACTTCGTGGGCAAGAAGTTCGGTCGTCGCAAGCTTGCACCCCACATCAGTCCGGGTAAAACCATTGAGGGCGCGATTGGTGGCGTGGTTGCCGCCGTGGCCTTGATTCTGATCAGTGCGCAATTCAAGGACACTTTCGGTGCTGCCCTGAGTCACAAGTGGGGAATGCTTGGCGCAGCATGCTTCGGCCTGCTGCTTGCCGCATTGTCCATTGCGGGCGATCTGTTCGAGTCTTTGCTGAAGCGTCGCGCCGGCATGAAGGACTCAAGCGGCCTGCTGCCCGGTCACGGTGGTGTGTTCGATCGGCTCGATGCCTTGTTGCCGGTTCTGCCGCTGGCCTTGTTGCTGGTATAA
- a CDS encoding 1-deoxy-D-xylulose-5-phosphate reductoisomerase: MTSTLFPLLAEVPEADQRPRRVTILGATGSIGQSTLDVIARHPDRFCAYALTAFSRMDVLATSAAASNAAVVVVPDDDASARFAQQWASVGAGKPIPEIRVGAQALADTAADAETDVVMAAIVGAAGLPGALAAAAAGKRVLLANKEALVVAGGLFMETARRYGAELLPIDSEHNAIFQCLPQRSDALAGEGVPATVRRLILTASGGPFRERAIDTLRDVTPDEACAHPNWSMGRKISVDSATMLNKGLEVIEAHWLFGVPADRISVLIHPQSAVHSMVEYEDGSTLAQLGQPDMRTPIAYGLGFPERIESGVGLLDLAKLGRLDFQEPDLTRFPGLRLAFDALAAGQGACIALNAANEVAVDAFLQGKLRFTDIPAVIEEVLAQVDAVDTAGTPTLDALLAADARMRALAEQFAARRPRTP; this comes from the coding sequence GTGACGTCAACGCTTTTTCCCCTGCTTGCTGAAGTTCCCGAGGCCGATCAACGGCCACGCCGGGTCACCATCCTGGGTGCAACGGGATCGATTGGTCAGAGCACGCTCGACGTCATCGCTCGTCATCCTGATCGTTTTTGTGCCTATGCGTTGACAGCGTTCAGTCGCATGGACGTACTGGCCACATCTGCTGCTGCGTCCAATGCGGCGGTCGTGGTCGTTCCCGATGATGACGCCAGCGCGCGTTTCGCGCAGCAATGGGCGTCCGTGGGTGCAGGCAAACCCATACCCGAGATTCGCGTCGGTGCACAGGCACTGGCCGATACCGCTGCTGACGCCGAGACTGATGTCGTCATGGCCGCAATCGTAGGTGCGGCAGGACTGCCGGGCGCACTGGCGGCTGCCGCCGCGGGCAAGCGCGTGTTGTTGGCCAACAAGGAAGCACTGGTCGTCGCGGGCGGTCTGTTCATGGAAACCGCGAGGCGCTACGGTGCCGAGCTGCTGCCGATCGACAGCGAGCACAACGCGATCTTCCAGTGCCTGCCGCAGCGCAGCGATGCGCTGGCGGGCGAGGGCGTACCTGCCACCGTCAGGCGACTGATTCTGACCGCCTCTGGTGGGCCGTTCCGTGAACGTGCCATCGACACGCTGCGCGACGTGACGCCCGACGAAGCCTGCGCCCATCCGAACTGGAGTATGGGCCGCAAGATTTCGGTCGATTCGGCCACCATGCTCAACAAGGGCCTGGAAGTCATTGAAGCGCACTGGTTGTTCGGTGTGCCGGCCGACCGCATTTCCGTCCTGATCCACCCGCAAAGCGCGGTGCACTCGATGGTTGAATACGAAGATGGCTCGACACTGGCCCAGCTCGGCCAGCCGGACATGCGCACGCCGATTGCCTACGGCCTGGGCTTCCCGGAGCGTATTGAATCGGGTGTCGGCCTGCTTGATCTGGCCAAGCTCGGGCGATTGGACTTCCAGGAGCCCGATCTGACGCGTTTCCCCGGTCTGCGCCTGGCCTTCGATGCCTTGGCAGCGGGGCAGGGGGCCTGCATTGCGCTCAACGCCGCCAATGAAGTTGCGGTAGATGCCTTCCTGCAAGGCAAGCTCCGTTTCACCGATATTCCTGCAGTAATCGAAGAAGTGCTGGCGCAGGTCGATGCCGTCGACACCGCTGGCACCCCCACGCTTGACGCCTTGCTTGCTGCAGATGCACGCATGCGGGCGCTGGCCGAGCAGTTCGCGGCGCGTCGTCCGCGCACGCCTTGA
- the rseP gene encoding RIP metalloprotease RseP, which produces MLLTLAAFALALGILIVVHEMGHYLVARACDVKILRFSVGFGRVLIKRTDRHGTEWALSLIPLGGYVKMLDEREGSVSAAERPRAFNAKSVWQRIAIVAAGPIFNLVLAALLYASLNLVGVEEPAPVVGAPAVDSIAARSGLQAGDRITAVDGKPVTAWSEVRWMLLDQVTHRGSARVSVTTAAGATAERQLDFSSINLDDMEGDVLGRNGLKLVDPKPVVRGLIEGGAAATAGLKAGDRIVAAGDVTAPGATQFIEIVRAHTDKLLTVQVLRDGAALSIPVQPQVVTDPATGQAAGRIGAQIGGDIEMVTLRYGPVSSLIKGVQRTGEVSWFSLRMLGKMLIGDVSWRNLSGPVTIADYAGQTARLGLSYYIAFMALVSVSLGVLNLLPIPVLDGGHLLYYFVEIVRGSPPPERWADIGQRAGFGILVALMAVALFNDIARLLT; this is translated from the coding sequence ATGCTATTGACCCTCGCCGCTTTCGCGCTTGCCCTCGGCATCCTGATCGTCGTCCACGAGATGGGCCATTACCTCGTCGCGCGTGCCTGCGACGTCAAGATTCTGCGTTTCTCCGTCGGTTTCGGTCGTGTGCTGATCAAGCGCACTGACCGCCACGGCACCGAGTGGGCCTTGTCGCTGATCCCGCTTGGCGGCTACGTGAAGATGCTGGACGAACGTGAAGGTTCGGTCAGCGCTGCCGAGCGTCCGCGCGCCTTCAACGCGAAAAGTGTCTGGCAGCGCATCGCCATCGTCGCCGCAGGCCCGATCTTCAACCTGGTACTGGCCGCATTGCTGTACGCGTCGCTGAATCTGGTGGGGGTAGAAGAGCCCGCACCAGTGGTAGGCGCACCCGCAGTAGACAGCATTGCCGCACGCAGCGGCTTGCAAGCCGGCGACCGCATCACCGCCGTGGACGGCAAGCCCGTAACTGCCTGGAGCGAAGTGCGCTGGATGTTGCTGGATCAGGTCACCCATCGTGGCAGCGCGCGTGTATCGGTCACCACTGCTGCAGGTGCCACGGCCGAACGTCAGCTGGACTTCTCGTCGATCAATCTCGATGACATGGAAGGCGATGTGCTGGGCCGTAACGGGCTGAAGTTGGTCGATCCGAAACCGGTCGTGCGGGGCCTGATCGAAGGCGGTGCTGCTGCGACTGCCGGCCTGAAAGCCGGTGATCGCATCGTGGCTGCTGGCGATGTGACGGCGCCTGGTGCCACCCAGTTCATCGAAATCGTACGTGCCCATACCGACAAGCTGCTGACCGTGCAGGTGCTGCGTGACGGTGCCGCCTTGTCCATTCCCGTGCAACCGCAGGTCGTCACCGACCCGGCAACCGGGCAGGCGGCGGGCCGAATCGGCGCGCAGATCGGTGGCGACATCGAGATGGTAACCCTGCGCTACGGTCCCGTTTCCAGCCTGATCAAGGGTGTTCAACGTACCGGCGAAGTGTCCTGGTTCTCGTTGCGGATGCTGGGAAAAATGCTGATCGGTGACGTATCCTGGCGCAACCTGAGCGGCCCGGTAACCATTGCCGACTACGCCGGACAGACCGCGCGGCTGGGGCTTTCGTACTACATCGCCTTCATGGCGCTGGTCAGTGTCAGCCTCGGGGTATTGAATCTCTTGCCCATCCCTGTACTCGACGGTGGGCACCTGCTGTATTATTTCGTCGAAATCGTGCGGGGTAGTCCGCCGCCGGAGCGTTGGGCCGATATCGGGCAGCGCGCCGGGTTCGGCATCCTGGTGGCTCTGATGGCAGTTGCATTGTTCAACGATATCGCACGTTTGCTGACTTAG
- the bamA gene encoding outer membrane protein assembly factor BamA: MSNRVRRLPRLLSALFAMALAPLAHAFDPFVVRDIRVEGIQRTEAGTVFGYLPVKVGERFTQEQATQAVRALFGTGFFRDVRIEVDRDVVVVVVDERPAIASIEFNGMTEFDTAGVTKSLREVGFAEARIFDRSLLERAEQELKRQYLSKGKYSVEIVSTVTPLERNRVGVTFDVFEGDVARIKAIKIIGAKTFPEDDLLGLFQQSTPGWMTWYTKADQYSRQKLQADIETLRSYYLNRGYLEFNVDTPQVTISPDRKDIFITLSISEGEPYRVSDVKMGGDLLGLDDDLRRLITVKPGEMFSAEKVNASSKAITDQLGNLGYAFANVNPNPVLNREKKEAELTFFVDPNRRVYVRRVNIGGNTRTRDVVVRREMRQYESAWYDARKIQLSKERVDRLGYFNDITVDTAPVTGSPDQVDVNVNVTEKPTGMISLGAGFSSTDKLVLSAGLSQDNIFGSGTTAGIEVNTSSTNRTISLSQTNPYFTADGVSRSTNIYYRTLEPLTINDGDYRIKTGGLGVTFGVPFSETDRVFFGGTVETNSIDLFQNSPGVYEDYVDTFGKTSNAFIGSVGWSNDQRDSGIAPTRGTYKRANAEASVLGDLRYYKLTYQHQYYWPLSRSLTLALNGQVDYGKGYSDKPYPLLKNMYAGGIGSVRGFEAGSLGPRDRKNNDSIGGAKRLIGNAELLLPFPGTQQDRTLRWFLFADVGQVYGDSQNIDFGSLRYSTGVGLSWQSPIGPLKVSIGQALNAKEGDKKAAFQFQIGTGF; encoded by the coding sequence ATGTCTAACCGCGTCCGGCGCCTGCCGCGTCTGCTGTCCGCCCTTTTTGCCATGGCGCTCGCGCCGCTTGCCCACGCTTTCGACCCGTTCGTAGTGCGCGACATCCGTGTCGAGGGCATCCAGCGTACCGAGGCCGGCACGGTATTCGGCTACCTGCCCGTGAAGGTAGGTGAGCGTTTCACCCAGGAACAGGCGACCCAGGCAGTGCGTGCACTGTTCGGTACCGGGTTCTTCCGCGACGTGCGAATCGAAGTCGACAGAGATGTGGTGGTGGTCGTCGTTGATGAACGTCCGGCAATCGCATCCATCGAATTCAACGGCATGACCGAATTCGACACCGCTGGCGTGACGAAGTCGCTGCGCGAAGTCGGTTTCGCCGAAGCGCGCATCTTCGACCGCTCGCTGCTCGAACGCGCAGAGCAGGAGCTGAAGCGCCAATACCTGTCGAAGGGCAAGTATTCGGTCGAAATCGTGTCCACCGTGACCCCGCTGGAACGCAATCGCGTCGGCGTGACCTTCGACGTGTTCGAAGGCGATGTAGCCCGCATCAAGGCCATCAAGATCATTGGTGCCAAGACCTTCCCCGAAGACGATCTGCTGGGCCTGTTCCAGCAGAGCACGCCGGGTTGGATGACCTGGTACACCAAGGCAGACCAGTATTCGCGCCAGAAGCTGCAGGCCGACATCGAAACGCTGCGTTCGTATTACCTGAACCGCGGTTATCTCGAATTCAACGTCGACACCCCGCAGGTCACGATTTCGCCCGATCGCAAGGACATTTTCATCACCTTGTCGATCAGCGAAGGTGAGCCCTATCGCGTCAGCGACGTGAAGATGGGTGGCGACCTGCTGGGTCTGGACGACGACCTGCGTCGCCTGATCACCGTCAAGCCCGGCGAAATGTTCTCGGCCGAAAAGGTCAACGCATCGAGCAAGGCCATCACCGACCAGCTGGGCAACCTGGGTTACGCGTTTGCGAACGTGAACCCGAACCCGGTGCTCAATCGCGAGAAGAAAGAAGCGGAGCTGACGTTCTTCGTCGACCCCAATCGTCGTGTGTATGTGCGTCGCGTGAACATCGGCGGCAACACCCGTACCCGTGACGTGGTGGTGCGTCGTGAAATGCGCCAGTATGAAAGCGCCTGGTACGACGCGCGCAAGATCCAGCTGTCCAAGGAACGTGTGGACCGCCTGGGTTACTTCAACGACATCACGGTTGATACCGCCCCGGTCACCGGCAGCCCCGATCAGGTCGACGTCAACGTCAACGTGACCGAAAAGCCCACCGGCATGATCTCGCTGGGCGCGGGTTTCAGCAGTACCGACAAGCTGGTGCTGTCCGCTGGCCTGAGCCAGGACAACATCTTCGGTAGCGGCACCACCGCAGGTATTGAAGTCAATACGTCCAGTACCAACCGCACGATTTCGTTGAGCCAGACGAATCCGTACTTCACGGCCGATGGCGTCAGCCGTTCGACCAACATCTACTACCGCACGCTTGAACCGCTGACCATCAACGATGGCGATTACCGCATCAAGACGGGCGGCCTGGGCGTCACCTTCGGTGTGCCGTTCTCGGAAACCGACCGCGTGTTCTTCGGCGGTACGGTTGAAACCAACTCGATCGATCTGTTCCAGAACAGCCCGGGCGTCTACGAAGACTACGTGGACACTTTCGGCAAGACGAGCAACGCCTTCATCGGCTCGGTGGGCTGGTCCAACGACCAACGTGACAGCGGCATTGCGCCCACGCGTGGTACCTACAAGCGTGCCAACGCCGAAGCATCGGTGCTGGGCGATCTGCGCTACTACAAGCTGACCTATCAGCACCAGTACTACTGGCCGCTGTCGCGCAGCCTGACGCTGGCCTTGAACGGTCAGGTGGACTACGGCAAGGGTTATAGCGACAAGCCGTATCCGTTGCTGAAGAACATGTACGCCGGTGGTATCGGTTCGGTGCGTGGTTTCGAAGCAGGTTCGCTCGGCCCGCGTGACCGCAAGAACAACGACAGCATCGGTGGTGCCAAGCGCCTGATCGGTAATGCCGAACTGCTGTTGCCGTTCCCCGGTACCCAGCAAGACCGTACGCTGCGCTGGTTCCTGTTCGCTGACGTCGGTCAGGTCTACGGCGATAGCCAGAACATCGACTTCGGTTCGCTGCGTTATTCGACCGGTGTCGGCCTGAGCTGGCAGTCTCCGATCGGTCCGCTGAAGGTCTCGATCGGCCAGGCGCTGAACGCGAAGGAAGGCGACAAGAAAGCAGCCTTCCAATTCCAGATCGGTACCGGTTTCTAA
- a CDS encoding OmpH family outer membrane protein, whose translation MLLSSASTLAPSAAKASVRVLAGVVLAGAAVSGAHAQNAKIGFVNTDRIFRDAAPAKAAQAKIEGDFKKRDAELQDIAARLRTSSERLDKDSAVLSETDRVRRQRELSDLDKDFQRKRREFQEDLNQRRNEELATVLDRANRVIKQIAEQEGYDLVLQEAVVVSPRVDITEKVINALNNGAK comes from the coding sequence ATGCTTCTGTCGTCCGCCAGCACTCTGGCCCCGAGCGCTGCCAAGGCCTCCGTCCGAGTGCTCGCCGGTGTCGTTCTGGCTGGGGCCGCTGTCAGCGGTGCTCATGCACAGAACGCTAAGATCGGGTTCGTCAATACCGACCGCATTTTCCGCGACGCTGCACCTGCCAAGGCTGCACAAGCGAAAATCGAAGGCGACTTCAAAAAGCGCGATGCCGAGCTGCAAGATATCGCTGCTCGCCTGCGCACCTCGTCCGAGCGTCTGGACAAGGACTCGGCTGTCCTGTCGGAAACCGACCGTGTTCGTCGTCAGCGCGAGCTGAGCGACCTGGACAAGGACTTCCAGCGCAAGCGTCGTGAGTTCCAGGAAGACCTGAACCAGCGCCGCAACGAAGAATTGGCTACGGTTCTGGATCGCGCCAACCGCGTGATCAAGCAGATCGCCGAGCAAGAAGGCTACGACCTGGTGCTGCAAGAAGCCGTCGTCGTGAGCCCGCGTGTTGATATCACCGAGAAAGTGATCAACGCGCTGAACAACGGCGCCAAGTAA
- the lpxD gene encoding UDP-3-O-(3-hydroxymyristoyl)glucosamine N-acyltransferase — protein MPILLAPDQAPTLDELLAAADTSGLTWQIESSADVLPRIAGLGTLAGAGASELAFLANPRYQSQLESSQASAIIVAPDVAASHRAALAAAGVAGCPLVVCSEPYLLYARIAQWFDRAMRGQLPRDVHRTAVVGDVSLGNGVSVGPLAVIEDGAIIGDDVVIGAGCFIAAGSRIGAGSFLHPRVSLYRGVTMGERTLIQSGAVIGGDGFGFAPDKRNPRGLWSKIPQFGGVSIGNDVEIGANTTIDRGALEDTRIGDGVKLDNQIQIGHNTQIGAHTAMAGCVGVAGSAIIGERCTFGGSAMVLGHLTIVDDVHISAASLVMSSIDKPGRYTAAFPLAEHRDWEKNAAVLRQLARLRRRIQALEE, from the coding sequence ATGCCCATACTTCTCGCTCCCGATCAGGCACCGACGCTTGATGAATTGCTCGCAGCCGCTGACACCAGCGGCCTGACGTGGCAAATCGAGTCCAGCGCCGATGTCTTGCCTCGCATCGCCGGCCTCGGCACGCTTGCTGGTGCCGGCGCGAGTGAACTCGCGTTCCTCGCCAATCCCCGCTACCAGTCTCAGCTCGAATCCAGCCAGGCCTCGGCGATCATTGTCGCGCCCGATGTCGCTGCATCGCACCGCGCGGCACTTGCTGCGGCCGGTGTGGCGGGCTGCCCGCTGGTGGTATGCAGCGAGCCCTACCTGCTGTATGCGCGCATTGCACAGTGGTTTGATCGCGCCATGCGCGGCCAGCTGCCGCGCGATGTGCATCGCACAGCGGTGGTGGGTGACGTCTCGCTGGGTAACGGCGTGTCGGTCGGGCCTTTGGCCGTGATCGAAGACGGTGCCATCATCGGTGACGATGTGGTCATCGGGGCCGGCTGCTTTATCGCGGCAGGTTCTCGCATCGGTGCGGGCAGTTTCCTGCATCCGCGCGTAAGCCTGTATCGCGGCGTCACCATGGGTGAACGCACGCTGATCCAGAGCGGCGCGGTAATCGGCGGAGACGGATTCGGATTTGCGCCCGATAAACGCAACCCGCGCGGTCTGTGGAGCAAAATTCCGCAGTTTGGCGGGGTGTCGATCGGAAACGATGTTGAAATCGGTGCCAATACGACCATCGATCGGGGTGCGTTGGAAGACACACGCATCGGCGATGGCGTGAAGCTCGATAATCAGATTCAGATCGGCCACAACACCCAGATCGGGGCGCATACCGCCATGGCCGGATGCGTGGGGGTGGCCGGTTCTGCAATCATTGGTGAACGATGCACCTTCGGCGGAAGCGCGATGGTGCTGGGGCATCTGACGATCGTGGACGATGTCCACATTTCAGCGGCCAGTCTGGTCATGTCAAGCATCGACAAACCTGGCCGCTACACCGCGGCGTTCCCGCTCGCGGAGCATCGCGACTGGGAAAAAAACGCCGCAGTACTGCGACAACTGGCGCGTCTGCGCCGGCGTATTCAGGCACTCGAAGAATAA
- the fabZ gene encoding 3-hydroxyacyl-ACP dehydratase FabZ, protein MDIKKILEHLPHRYPMLLVDRVLEMESGKSITALKNVTINEPFFQGHFPHHPVMPGVLILEALAQTAAILSFTSASETANSNAVYYLVGIDGARFKRPVVPGDQLILKIDVLRITRGIWKYSGKALVDDQVVAQAEIMCTMRHISDDE, encoded by the coding sequence ATGGATATCAAGAAAATCCTCGAACACCTCCCGCATCGTTATCCGATGCTGCTGGTCGATCGAGTGCTGGAAATGGAGTCGGGTAAGTCGATCACCGCACTGAAAAACGTGACGATCAACGAACCGTTCTTCCAAGGTCATTTCCCCCATCACCCGGTGATGCCTGGCGTGCTGATCCTGGAAGCGCTGGCCCAGACCGCGGCCATCCTGTCGTTCACGTCCGCCAGCGAAACCGCCAACAGCAACGCCGTGTATTACCTCGTCGGCATTGACGGCGCGCGTTTCAAGCGTCCGGTGGTGCCGGGCGATCAGTTGATCCTGAAGATCGATGTGCTGCGCATCACGCGCGGCATCTGGAAGTATTCCGGCAAGGCGCTCGTCGACGATCAGGTCGTTGCACAAGCCGAGATCATGTGCACCATGCGTCATATCTCCGACGACGAGTGA
- the lpxA gene encoding acyl-ACP--UDP-N-acetylglucosamine O-acyltransferase: MTRIHPTAIVDPAAQLDSSVTVGAYTLIGPNVRIDAGTTIGPHCVFDGHTTIGRDNQFFQFSSIGAVPQDKKYRNEPTQLIIGDRNVIREFATFHVGTAQDDGITRLGDDNWIMSYVHLAHDCKVGNNTIFANNAALAGHVKVGDYVILGGFTTVHQFVQIGAHAMTAMASALLQDLPPYVTVAGNVARPYGINVEGLKRRGFSSEEIAALRAAFKHLYREGHSLADARAAIIERQATQPAAAGVLQTMLDFLDSASRGIVR; the protein is encoded by the coding sequence ATGACGCGGATTCACCCCACCGCCATCGTCGATCCTGCTGCACAGCTCGACAGCAGTGTGACCGTTGGTGCCTATACGCTGATCGGTCCCAATGTGCGCATCGATGCGGGTACCACCATCGGGCCGCATTGCGTATTCGACGGCCACACCACGATCGGTCGCGATAATCAATTCTTCCAGTTCAGCTCGATCGGTGCAGTTCCGCAAGACAAGAAATACCGGAACGAACCCACGCAGCTGATCATCGGTGATCGCAACGTCATTCGTGAGTTCGCGACTTTCCACGTCGGCACGGCGCAAGATGACGGCATAACGCGCCTGGGTGACGACAACTGGATCATGTCGTACGTGCACCTTGCGCACGATTGCAAGGTCGGCAACAACACGATCTTCGCGAACAACGCAGCCTTGGCTGGCCACGTGAAAGTGGGCGACTACGTGATCCTCGGTGGCTTCACCACCGTGCACCAGTTCGTGCAGATCGGCGCGCACGCCATGACTGCCATGGCGTCGGCCTTGCTGCAGGACCTGCCGCCCTACGTCACGGTCGCTGGAAACGTTGCACGCCCCTATGGCATCAACGTGGAAGGGCTGAAGCGTCGGGGTTTCTCGTCCGAGGAAATCGCTGCATTGCGCGCCGCCTTCAAGCACCTGTACCGCGAAGGCCATAGCCTGGCCGACGCGCGCGCTGCGATCATCGAACGCCAAGCCACGCAGCCAGCGGCTGCCGGTGTCTTGCAGACCATGCTGGACTTCCTCGATTCCGCATCGCGCGGCATCGTGCGCTGA
- the lpxB gene encoding lipid-A-disaccharide synthase, with the protein MVAGEPSGDLLAAAVISGLREQAGNLPIAGIGGPRMEAQGFDTWYPMSKLAVFGYVEALRHYREIVGIRNAARDRWLASPPSVFVGVDAPDFNFGLEESLRTQGIPTVHFVSPSIWAWRGERIHKIKRAVSHMLVMLPFEEKIYQDAGIPVTYVGHPLASTIPRDPDRAAARARLGLSDSDRVLALMPGSRRGELRHLVPRFLEAARLLRQRDPALKVLVPMVNAERQAQFDALAATLPQRVDVQCVAGGTHDILAACDAALVASGTATLETALFKRPMVIAYAVSRLSWWLMKNKGYLPWYGLPNVLANQFVVPELMQDAATPQALAEQTWRALTDDAQAESLRQRFTIMHDDLRRDTAVLAAQAILATAQAKA; encoded by the coding sequence ATGGTCGCTGGAGAACCCTCCGGCGATCTGCTGGCGGCCGCCGTCATCAGTGGTCTGCGTGAGCAGGCCGGTAATCTTCCGATTGCTGGCATCGGTGGGCCGCGCATGGAAGCGCAGGGCTTCGATACCTGGTATCCGATGAGCAAGCTCGCGGTGTTCGGTTATGTCGAAGCACTGCGGCACTACCGTGAAATCGTCGGCATCCGCAATGCGGCACGTGACCGCTGGCTGGCATCGCCGCCATCGGTGTTCGTTGGCGTCGATGCACCCGACTTCAATTTCGGCCTGGAAGAATCGCTGCGCACGCAGGGCATTCCCACGGTGCATTTCGTCAGTCCGTCGATATGGGCATGGCGCGGCGAGCGCATCCACAAGATCAAGCGTGCGGTATCGCACATGCTGGTCATGCTGCCTTTCGAAGAAAAGATCTACCAGGACGCCGGTATCCCGGTCACTTATGTTGGCCATCCGCTGGCCAGCACGATTCCCCGTGATCCCGATCGTGCGGCCGCGCGCGCACGACTTGGCCTGAGCGATTCCGACCGCGTACTGGCCTTGATGCCAGGTAGCCGACGTGGCGAGTTGCGCCACCTTGTGCCGCGTTTCCTGGAAGCGGCCCGCTTGCTGCGCCAGCGCGATCCGGCACTGAAGGTGCTGGTGCCGATGGTCAACGCCGAGCGCCAGGCGCAATTCGACGCGTTGGCCGCTACCTTGCCGCAACGTGTTGACGTGCAATGTGTAGCAGGCGGCACGCACGATATTCTGGCGGCCTGCGACGCTGCCTTGGTGGCAAGCGGTACCGCCACGCTGGAAACCGCTTTGTTCAAGCGGCCCATGGTGATCGCCTACGCGGTCAGTCGCCTGAGCTGGTGGTTGATGAAGAACAAGGGTTATCTGCCTTGGTATGGCTTGCCGAACGTACTGGCCAACCAATTCGTGGTGCCCGAATTGATGCAGGATGCCGCCACGCCGCAGGCACTGGCAGAGCAGACCTGGCGTGCCCTGACCGACGATGCACAGGCAGAATCGCTGCGCCAGCGCTTCACCATCATGCACGACGACCTGCGTCGCGACACTGCCGTGCTGGCCGCGCAGGCAATTCTCGCCACTGCGCAGGCGAAGGCATAG